Proteins from a genomic interval of Sinobacterium norvegicum:
- the typA gene encoding translational GTPase TypA, producing MTDKLRNIAIIAHVDHGKTTLVDKLLEQSGTLERNQGGERVMDSNDQEKERGITILAKNTAINWNGYRINIVDTPGHADFGGEVERVMSMVDSVLLLVDAVDGPMPQTRFVTQKAFEQGLNPIVVVNKVDRPGARPDYAMDQVFDLFDKLGATDEQLDFPVIYASALNGIAGLEADELADDMTPLMQMIVDNVPAPEVDTDGPLQMQISALDYSSYVGVIGVGRVTRGSIKPNQQVMIENANKPGEQRKGKVLGVMGYHGLDRVEVEEASAGDIICVTGLGELSISDTICDPEHVEALPALSVDEPTVTMTFQVNDSPFAGKEGKFVTTRNIKDRLDQELIHNVALRVAEGDTPDKFVVSGRGELHLSVLIESMRREGFEMGVSRPEVIQKTIDGVLSEPFEHVTIDVEEQHQGSIMEEMGNRKGELTNMEPDGKGRIRLEYTIPARGLIGFRTLFMTLTSGSGIMNSIFDHYGPVKGGEAGERQNGVLVSMAKGKALAYGLYFLQERGRLLIPANVDVYEGQIIGIHTRSNDLAVNPTKAKQLTNVRASGTDEALTLVPYIKHTLEQALEFIEDDELVEVTPESIRIRKKLLTENERKRNKKK from the coding sequence GTGACAGATAAATTAAGAAATATCGCCATCATAGCCCACGTTGACCATGGTAAGACTACCCTTGTAGACAAGTTGCTTGAACAATCAGGCACGCTGGAGCGCAACCAGGGTGGTGAGCGCGTCATGGATAGCAACGATCAAGAAAAAGAGCGTGGCATTACCATCCTAGCGAAAAACACCGCTATCAACTGGAACGGCTATCGTATCAACATTGTTGACACACCGGGCCACGCCGATTTCGGTGGAGAGGTTGAGCGTGTTATGTCGATGGTCGACTCGGTACTGTTGTTGGTCGATGCTGTTGATGGTCCAATGCCCCAGACTCGTTTTGTGACGCAGAAAGCCTTCGAGCAGGGTCTTAACCCAATCGTTGTGGTCAACAAGGTTGACCGTCCAGGCGCACGTCCAGACTACGCGATGGATCAGGTTTTTGACCTCTTCGACAAGCTTGGTGCCACTGACGAACAGTTGGATTTCCCTGTTATCTACGCCTCAGCGTTGAACGGTATTGCCGGCCTGGAAGCCGACGAATTGGCCGACGACATGACGCCGCTGATGCAGATGATTGTTGATAACGTTCCGGCTCCTGAGGTTGATACCGATGGCCCGCTACAAATGCAGATTTCTGCATTGGATTACTCAAGCTATGTTGGTGTTATTGGTGTCGGTCGTGTAACCCGCGGCTCAATCAAACCAAACCAGCAGGTCATGATCGAAAACGCTAACAAGCCCGGCGAGCAGCGCAAGGGTAAAGTATTAGGCGTTATGGGCTATCACGGCCTGGATCGTGTCGAGGTTGAAGAGGCGAGTGCCGGCGATATTATTTGTGTTACTGGTCTGGGTGAGCTGTCTATCTCGGATACTATCTGTGACCCTGAGCATGTCGAAGCATTGCCAGCGTTAAGTGTTGATGAGCCTACGGTAACCATGACCTTCCAGGTTAACGATTCGCCGTTTGCCGGTAAAGAAGGTAAGTTTGTTACTACCCGTAATATCAAAGATCGTCTCGATCAAGAGCTTATTCACAATGTTGCTCTGCGTGTTGCCGAGGGTGATACACCGGATAAGTTTGTTGTCTCCGGCCGTGGTGAGCTTCACCTGTCAGTACTGATCGAATCGATGCGTCGTGAAGGCTTCGAAATGGGCGTTTCTCGTCCAGAAGTTATCCAGAAGACGATCGATGGCGTTCTCAGCGAACCGTTTGAGCACGTAACCATTGACGTGGAAGAGCAGCACCAGGGCTCTATCATGGAAGAAATGGGTAATCGTAAGGGTGAACTGACTAACATGGAACCCGATGGTAAGGGCCGTATTCGTCTTGAATACACTATTCCTGCTCGTGGTCTGATTGGTTTCCGTACGCTCTTTATGACGCTGACCTCGGGGTCTGGCATCATGAACAGTATCTTCGATCACTACGGCCCTGTTAAGGGTGGTGAGGCTGGCGAACGTCAGAACGGTGTTCTTGTCTCGATGGCCAAGGGTAAGGCACTGGCTTACGGTTTGTACTTCCTGCAGGAGCGTGGCCGTCTGTTGATTCCTGCAAACGTCGACGTATACGAAGGTCAAATCATCGGTATTCACACCCGCTCAAACGACTTGGCTGTGAACCCAACCAAGGCCAAGCAGTTGACCAACGTTCGTGCCTCGGGCACTGATGAAGCCTTGACTCTGGTTCCTTATATCAAGCACACGCTTGAGCAGGCGCTGGAATTCATCGAAGACGATGAGCTGGTCGAGGTAACGCCTGAGTCAATTCGTATTCGTAAGAAGCTGTTGACCGAAAACGAGCGTAAGCGTAACAAGAAGAAGTAA
- a CDS encoding Tim44 domain-containing protein, protein MSLFLVLALQSPEAFAKKKFGGGGSFGKQFKTAPKQPTTTNTQQQKQQGAANQQRSSKKGMMGGLLGGLLAGGLLAALFAGGAFEGLQMADILIIGAIAFAIIWFMRRRRQPQAQAGPFSQQQASAAGGAPFNEQRTSQQDFEPNHSTSGFSQNTASAADDIPFNLPQGFDVDNFLEGARGHYNVLQKAWNENNLSIMKEYLSDEIFHAMQAERLTLDSEPQTQVLFINTELVRADQMFGEACLSVKFTGRYKDLGDNTEENISETWHLERKLNEDNAPWLIVGIHND, encoded by the coding sequence ATGTCTCTGTTTTTAGTCTTGGCGCTGCAGTCGCCTGAGGCCTTTGCCAAGAAGAAATTTGGCGGTGGCGGCTCGTTTGGCAAGCAGTTTAAGACGGCGCCTAAACAGCCGACCACGACCAATACCCAGCAACAGAAACAGCAGGGGGCTGCCAATCAACAGCGTAGTTCCAAAAAAGGCATGATGGGCGGCTTGCTCGGTGGCTTATTGGCCGGTGGTTTGTTGGCCGCATTATTTGCCGGCGGCGCCTTTGAAGGGCTGCAGATGGCAGACATATTGATCATTGGAGCCATCGCCTTCGCCATTATTTGGTTTATGCGCCGCCGCCGTCAACCACAGGCGCAGGCTGGGCCATTTAGTCAGCAGCAGGCCAGTGCTGCAGGCGGTGCACCCTTTAATGAGCAGCGTACGTCGCAGCAAGATTTTGAACCGAATCACTCGACTTCTGGTTTCTCTCAGAATACGGCGAGTGCTGCCGATGATATCCCGTTTAATCTGCCCCAGGGTTTTGATGTCGACAACTTTCTTGAGGGCGCACGTGGCCACTACAATGTGCTGCAAAAAGCGTGGAATGAAAACAACCTGTCGATTATGAAGGAATACCTCAGCGATGAGATTTTTCATGCGATGCAGGCCGAACGATTGACGCTGGACAGTGAGCCGCAGACACAGGTGTTGTTTATCAATACCGAGCTGGTACGTGCTGATCAAATGTTTGGCGAGGCCTGTTTAAGCGTTAAGTTTACCGGTCGTTATAAGGATCTAGGCGATAACACCGAAGAGAATATCAGCGAGACTTGGCACTTAGAGCGTAAACTGAATGAAGACAACGCCCCATGGTTAATCGTCGGAATCCATAACGATTAA
- the pip gene encoding prolyl aminopeptidase, translating to MLVHYPDLKPYNRHRVEVSSVHELYVEECGSPDGLPVIVVHGGPGVTGVINSRSLFDPSKYRIILFDQRGCGRSTPYAELNENTTVELVEDIERIREFLQIEQWVVAGGSWGATVALLYAQQHKERVMALLLRSVFLCRQTDLDWLYQSGASRVFPDYWEDFVRPIAAEQRQNCLQAYYDLIHSDNDLTRMSAAKSWALWEARCATLRPNVKTVERYSEPHRAVALALLQTHYFVNNGFIAENQILENAKQLAGIPGVIVHGRYDMVSPLEASTSLHNLWPESQLNIVRDAGHAASEATIVDALIRATRDISRRFLDEDDY from the coding sequence ATGCTTGTTCATTACCCCGATTTAAAACCCTATAATCGTCACCGTGTTGAAGTCAGTAGTGTGCATGAACTCTATGTGGAGGAGTGCGGCAGTCCCGATGGCCTGCCGGTTATTGTCGTCCATGGCGGGCCCGGCGTAACCGGCGTCATCAATAGCCGGTCGCTGTTCGATCCGAGCAAATACCGCATTATCTTATTCGATCAGCGTGGTTGCGGTCGCAGCACGCCCTATGCCGAACTGAACGAAAACACCACGGTTGAACTGGTTGAGGATATCGAGCGTATTCGCGAATTTTTGCAGATTGAGCAGTGGGTCGTCGCCGGTGGTTCGTGGGGGGCAACTGTTGCTCTGCTGTATGCTCAACAGCACAAAGAACGCGTCATGGCGCTGCTGTTGCGCAGTGTTTTCCTCTGTCGACAAACTGATCTGGATTGGCTTTACCAAAGTGGTGCCAGTAGAGTGTTTCCAGACTACTGGGAGGATTTTGTTCGACCGATAGCCGCAGAGCAGCGTCAAAATTGTCTACAGGCGTATTATGATTTGATTCATAGCGATAACGATCTTACCCGCATGTCGGCGGCCAAGTCGTGGGCGTTATGGGAGGCGAGATGTGCCACGCTGAGGCCTAACGTAAAAACTGTTGAGCGATACAGTGAGCCGCATCGGGCTGTGGCATTGGCATTATTGCAAACCCATTATTTTGTTAATAATGGGTTTATTGCCGAAAACCAGATTCTTGAGAACGCCAAGCAATTAGCAGGAATACCCGGTGTTATTGTTCATGGTCGATACGATATGGTTTCACCGTTAGAGGCATCAACAAGTTTACATAACCTGTGGCCTGAGTCGCAGCTTAATATAGTGCGTGATGCGGGGCATGCTGCGAGCGAGGCGACTATCGTCGATGCATTGATTAGAGCAACGCGTGACATATCACGCCGTTTCCTCGATGAAGATGATTATTAA
- the dtd gene encoding D-aminoacyl-tRNA deacylase has product MRALVQRVTTAKVEIQGEVSGEIQQGMLVLLGVERNDNKAAADKLLKKLLAYRIFADDEGKMNLSVSDIEGGVLLVSQFTLAADTRKGLRPGFSTAAAPADAQVLYDYMVGQCQDAHTGHVATGQFGADMQVSLVNDGPVTFLLES; this is encoded by the coding sequence GTGCGTGCGTTAGTGCAGCGAGTAACAACGGCAAAAGTCGAGATTCAGGGTGAGGTCAGTGGTGAAATTCAGCAGGGCATGCTGGTGCTGCTGGGCGTCGAAAGAAACGACAATAAAGCTGCCGCGGATAAATTACTGAAAAAACTCTTGGCCTACCGCATCTTTGCCGACGACGAGGGGAAGATGAACCTCAGTGTCAGCGATATCGAAGGCGGGGTCTTACTGGTGTCACAGTTTACGCTGGCGGCAGACACCCGCAAAGGTTTACGCCCTGGCTTTTCAACAGCGGCGGCACCGGCTGATGCGCAAGTATTATATGATTACATGGTGGGGCAGTGCCAAGATGCGCATACTGGTCATGTGGCGACGGGGCAATTTGGTGCCGATATGCAGGTGTCGTTAGTGAACGATGGGCCGGTTACCTTCTTGCTGGAGAGCTAA
- a CDS encoding universal stress protein, whose protein sequence is MPMNPEFENKIFVVVDPSQEKHVALERAIITAKFRDSAALHVLIAVDAEHTDTTAKNSNLFRSSTWFYNLAKPVEEAGLEFSVEFCWSGDWYGSIIKSAKESGSNLIMLPLMHRPSDSLWVNESIWKLLRTSELPVLMVQPGAEMHRKTILAAVNFQGRKDKYKRLNDDIIYRGQWMAEKYDADLHIVNAYKDSLNYPDRSALANETGVDSDRIHVINGAPEDVIANISKQLQADVTIVGTLKRANSWRGNTSEKVISRLHGDILTLN, encoded by the coding sequence ATGCCGATGAACCCCGAGTTCGAGAACAAGATTTTTGTCGTAGTAGACCCCAGCCAAGAAAAACATGTTGCCTTAGAGCGTGCGATTATTACCGCCAAATTCCGCGATTCTGCCGCGCTGCATGTATTGATTGCTGTCGATGCCGAGCATACTGACACCACCGCCAAGAACAGCAATCTGTTTCGCAGCTCAACGTGGTTCTATAACCTGGCCAAGCCCGTTGAAGAAGCCGGTTTAGAATTCTCTGTTGAGTTCTGCTGGAGCGGTGACTGGTACGGCTCTATTATCAAATCGGCGAAAGAGAGTGGCTCCAACCTCATTATGCTGCCGTTGATGCACCGCCCCAGCGACAGCCTATGGGTCAACGAATCTATTTGGAAGCTTTTGCGCACCTCTGAACTGCCTGTTTTAATGGTTCAGCCCGGCGCCGAAATGCACCGCAAGACCATTCTTGCCGCCGTTAATTTCCAGGGCCGTAAAGATAAATACAAGCGCCTCAACGATGATATTATTTATCGCGGTCAATGGATGGCAGAGAAATACGATGCCGACCTCCACATTGTGAATGCCTATAAAGACTCGCTAAACTACCCTGACCGCTCAGCATTGGCCAATGAGACCGGTGTCGACAGCGACCGCATTCATGTGATCAACGGTGCGCCGGAAGATGTTATTGCCAATATATCCAAGCAATTACAGGCTGATGTCACCATTGTGGGTACGCTTAAGCGTGCCAATAGCTGGCGTGGCAACACCTCAGAGAAAGTTATCTCCCGCCTACACGGCGACATCTTAACGCTCAACTAA
- the gshA gene encoding glutamate--cysteine ligase, which produces MSAQFQQRLAFLASAEVEASLKQIGRGIEKECLRVTPQGRLASTEHPAKLGAALTHSSITTDYSEALLEFITPVYHDVDSALADLDQLHRYTYQVIDENSELLWCASMPCVLKGDDSIPVGRYGNSNNGKMKTVYREGLGHRYGKAMQTIAGIHYNFSMPEEFWQLLHAREQSSLSLQDFKTKNYLGLIRNFHRYSWMLVYLFGASPALCKTFVGGVAGNLEEFDPGTFYAPYGTSLRMGDLGYQSSAQEDLSVCYNSLEGYIRPLLQALTTAHRDYSAIGIKNEGGDYLQLSPNLLQIENEFYSSIRPKRVTQPGETPINALYERGVEYIEVRCLDLDPYEPLGMSAAQLKFVDIFLMACLMAESEDMSKREFHTSAANLKLVVNEGRRPGLQLNFCGECKVLKDWGLELLEEMTVIAEHFDNVFGSSDYSDALKRQQQKFLDASKTPSARILADMTAQKIPYFRFAMNQSESLRQQFLAEPLAAQEYEKFLRQARFSVDKMVEIEAQEQQPFDQFLKDYYQQYNHLAAI; this is translated from the coding sequence TTGTCAGCTCAATTTCAGCAACGATTAGCCTTTCTTGCCTCGGCTGAGGTAGAAGCCAGCCTTAAACAGATCGGTAGAGGTATTGAGAAAGAGTGTCTTCGTGTCACCCCTCAAGGGCGATTAGCCAGTACCGAGCATCCTGCAAAGCTGGGTGCAGCGTTGACACACAGTTCAATAACTACCGATTATAGTGAGGCGCTGCTCGAATTTATCACCCCTGTTTATCATGATGTCGATAGCGCTCTGGCCGACCTGGATCAGTTGCATCGCTATACTTACCAAGTCATCGATGAAAACAGCGAGCTGCTATGGTGCGCCAGTATGCCCTGTGTTTTGAAGGGCGATGACAGCATTCCTGTTGGGCGTTACGGCAACAGCAACAACGGTAAAATGAAGACGGTATACCGCGAGGGCCTGGGCCATCGATATGGCAAGGCAATGCAGACGATCGCCGGCATTCACTATAATTTCTCAATGCCGGAAGAGTTTTGGCAATTGCTGCATGCGCGAGAACAAAGTTCGCTGTCACTGCAGGACTTCAAGACGAAAAACTATCTAGGGTTGATTCGCAACTTTCATCGCTATAGCTGGATGTTAGTTTATCTGTTTGGTGCCTCGCCGGCGCTTTGTAAAACCTTTGTTGGTGGCGTTGCCGGCAATCTTGAAGAGTTTGATCCCGGCACTTTTTACGCGCCATACGGCACGTCGTTGAGAATGGGTGACCTCGGCTATCAAAGCAGTGCGCAGGAGGATCTATCGGTTTGTTATAACAGTTTAGAAGGGTATATCCGTCCGCTACTGCAAGCCCTCACGACAGCCCATCGTGATTACAGCGCAATCGGCATCAAAAATGAGGGGGGCGACTATCTGCAGCTCAGTCCTAACCTGCTACAAATCGAGAACGAGTTTTATTCTAGTATTCGACCTAAGCGGGTAACTCAGCCTGGGGAGACGCCGATTAATGCGCTCTATGAGCGTGGTGTGGAATATATCGAAGTACGCTGTTTGGATCTCGACCCCTATGAGCCATTGGGTATGTCGGCTGCGCAATTAAAGTTTGTTGATATTTTCTTGATGGCCTGCCTTATGGCAGAAAGCGAGGACATGTCGAAGCGTGAGTTTCATACCTCAGCGGCCAACCTGAAGTTAGTGGTCAATGAGGGGCGCCGCCCTGGCTTACAGCTTAATTTCTGTGGCGAGTGCAAGGTGCTCAAAGATTGGGGGCTTGAGCTGTTGGAGGAAATGACCGTGATTGCTGAGCACTTCGATAATGTTTTTGGTAGCTCGGATTACAGCGATGCGCTCAAACGGCAGCAGCAGAAATTCCTCGACGCTAGTAAAACGCCATCGGCAAGAATCTTAGCGGATATGACGGCGCAGAAAATACCCTATTTTCGTTTTGCGATGAACCAGTCGGAGTCACTACGTCAGCAATTTTTGGCCGAACCGTTAGCGGCGCAGGAGTATGAGAAATTTTTACGGCAAGCACGGTTCTCGGTCGACAAGATGGTTGAGATAGAGGCGCAGGAACAGCAACCGTTTGATCAATTTCTCAAAGATTATTATCAGCAGTACAACCATTTGGCCGCTATCTAA
- a CDS encoding disulfide bond formation protein B has protein sequence MLFNTTRQTNLMIFLGCCGLMATGYFMQFQLGLEPCPLCITQRVFIVLAGAWGLLAFIHNPKALGARIYGCLVAVSALIGSGFSMRQLYLQSLPADMAPACGPPLAYMLETFPFMKALEVMLKGDGNCAEVVWTFMGVSIPGWTLVAFVGLVAFGIWQVLRQPNNAAI, from the coding sequence ATGCTATTCAATACAACGCGTCAGACCAACCTGATGATCTTTTTGGGTTGTTGTGGCCTGATGGCGACGGGTTACTTTATGCAGTTTCAGCTCGGCTTGGAACCCTGTCCGCTGTGTATTACCCAGCGCGTCTTTATTGTTCTAGCTGGGGCATGGGGGCTGTTAGCATTTATCCACAACCCTAAGGCATTAGGTGCACGGATATACGGCTGCTTAGTTGCGGTGTCTGCCTTAATCGGCAGTGGTTTCTCAATGCGTCAACTTTATTTGCAAAGCCTGCCAGCCGATATGGCGCCAGCCTGCGGGCCGCCGTTAGCCTATATGCTTGAAACCTTTCCGTTTATGAAGGCGCTTGAAGTGATGCTGAAGGGTGACGGTAACTGCGCCGAGGTGGTGTGGACGTTTATGGGGGTGAGTATTCCGGGTTGGACGTTGGTGGCTTTTGTAGGGCTGGTAGCCTTTGGTATATGGCAGGTGTTACGCCAGCCAAACAACGCCGCTATTTAG
- a CDS encoding CidA/LrgA family protein, whose translation MLKGLFVIFGCLLIGEALKETLNIPVPAGVLGMIVFFIGLIVVGGVGDDIAAVSDGLIKHLTLMFLPSSVGIFFLDSRFDDQWPAIIGACVLGTLLAQFFVAGLLKLMIKPKDDGLTND comes from the coding sequence ATGCTTAAAGGTCTTTTTGTCATTTTTGGCTGTCTACTTATTGGTGAGGCGCTGAAAGAAACGCTCAATATTCCGGTGCCTGCTGGGGTGCTGGGAATGATTGTATTCTTTATCGGCCTGATTGTGGTTGGCGGCGTGGGCGATGATATTGCCGCTGTCAGCGATGGGTTAATCAAGCACTTAACGCTGATGTTCCTGCCCTCATCAGTGGGAATATTCTTCCTGGATAGCCGTTTTGATGATCAGTGGCCGGCGATTATAGGTGCCTGTGTTTTAGGCACTTTGTTGGCGCAGTTTTTTGTGGCTGGCCTGCTTAAGCTAATGATTAAGCCCAAGGACGATGGCTTGACCAATGATTGA
- a CDS encoding LrgB family protein: MIDYSYRIIDSPLFALVLTLGVFQLSQVLYLRCGKRLLLHPMLISVAVIATTIWLLEIDYQRYFVANEILYYMLGPATVALALPLYLQFKHIRALWKQLLVVIVLGASAAVAFAVGIAWLFGGTLETMISMAPKSVTTPIAMGLSEELGGMVQLAAGAVIVTAIAGILFSPLVFKVLRIKDERIQGLTLGLIAHGLGTARAFELSQTAGAFSSLALGLTGLFTAIFLPVAVAWLGG, translated from the coding sequence ATGATTGATTACTCATACCGTATTATAGATTCGCCGCTGTTTGCACTGGTATTAACCCTGGGTGTCTTTCAATTGAGCCAAGTGTTGTATTTACGCTGTGGCAAACGTTTGCTACTTCACCCCATGTTGATATCGGTGGCGGTTATTGCGACAACAATATGGCTGTTAGAGATAGATTATCAGCGTTATTTTGTGGCGAATGAAATACTTTACTACATGTTGGGGCCGGCCACGGTTGCCTTGGCATTGCCACTGTACTTGCAGTTTAAGCACATACGGGCGCTGTGGAAACAGTTACTGGTTGTTATTGTGCTGGGTGCCAGTGCTGCGGTGGCCTTTGCTGTTGGCATCGCTTGGCTGTTCGGCGGCACTCTAGAGACAATGATCTCGATGGCGCCGAAGTCGGTGACCACGCCGATTGCCATGGGGTTGTCGGAAGAACTGGGTGGCATGGTTCAGTTAGCTGCCGGTGCAGTTATTGTTACAGCTATTGCAGGAATACTATTCTCACCGCTGGTTTTTAAGGTGTTAAGGATTAAGGATGAGCGCATCCAGGGGCTTACCCTGGGCTTGATAGCGCATGGCTTAGGCACGGCCCGAGCGTTTGAATTATCCCAGACCGCGGGTGCATTCAGCAGTCTGGCGCTGGGTTTGACCGGTCTTTTTACTGCAATATTTTTGCCGGTAGCCGTTGCTTGGCTGGGCGGCTAA
- the rsd gene encoding sigma D regulator produces MLEHCENKKERWGGVEAIIGNWISERSQLLVKYCDLSAIISALSEDASESKEVKQAATELDAFCQLLMDYICAGHFEVFDQLINEAEDFDDGGLEYAAKIYPGIEASTEHALSFNDLYDGCGGARLLSTELQTDLSALGENLSQRFDLEDQLLEKMHYQHQKTIA; encoded by the coding sequence ATGTTAGAGCACTGTGAGAATAAGAAAGAGCGATGGGGTGGCGTTGAAGCCATCATCGGCAATTGGATTAGTGAACGCAGCCAGTTGTTGGTTAAATATTGCGATTTAAGTGCCATTATTAGTGCACTGTCTGAAGATGCCAGCGAAAGTAAAGAGGTGAAGCAGGCCGCGACTGAGTTGGACGCTTTCTGTCAGCTATTGATGGACTATATCTGCGCGGGGCACTTTGAAGTCTTTGATCAGCTGATTAATGAGGCCGAGGACTTCGATGACGGGGGGCTGGAGTACGCCGCTAAAATTTACCCGGGCATCGAAGCGAGTACAGAGCATGCTCTTTCTTTTAATGATCTCTATGACGGTTGCGGTGGGGCACGACTGTTGTCCACTGAGTTGCAAACAGATTTATCCGCGTTAGGGGAGAATCTATCTCAGCGCTTTGATCTTGAGGATCAGCTGCTGGAGAAAATGCATTATCAGCATCAGAAAACGATTGCCTGA
- a CDS encoding FKBP-type peptidyl-prolyl cis-trans isomerase, with translation MKKRLLCLAVAGIVLAGCKEEAPKEVVAAPSFESSTSQASYGMGLRVGQQVNETSMPFDSDSFVAGLNDGIEGAEAQVTQEQIIAAMQQLSAEMEQKMVAEQQAAGETNLAASAAFLAENATKEGVVTTDSGLQYKVISAGEGETPAADSVVEVHYRGTLIDGTEFDSSYSRNQTAQFPVNAVIGGWTEALQLMPVGSKWELYIPSELAYGPAGSPPIGPNAALIFEVELIAIEATDQAAAE, from the coding sequence ATGAAAAAAAGACTTTTATGTCTAGCAGTTGCCGGCATCGTATTGGCTGGTTGTAAAGAAGAAGCACCGAAAGAAGTTGTTGCCGCTCCGAGTTTCGAAAGCAGCACCAGCCAGGCGTCTTACGGCATGGGTCTTCGTGTTGGTCAGCAGGTTAATGAAACCAGTATGCCTTTCGATAGCGACAGCTTTGTTGCTGGCCTAAACGATGGCATTGAGGGCGCTGAGGCGCAGGTTACTCAGGAGCAAATCATTGCCGCCATGCAGCAACTAAGCGCTGAAATGGAACAGAAAATGGTTGCCGAACAACAGGCAGCTGGTGAGACAAACCTTGCTGCATCAGCCGCTTTCCTGGCTGAAAATGCCACTAAAGAAGGTGTTGTTACTACCGACAGCGGTCTGCAATATAAAGTGATCAGCGCTGGCGAAGGTGAAACACCCGCAGCCGATTCCGTGGTTGAAGTACACTACCGCGGCACGCTGATTGATGGCACTGAGTTCGACAGCTCGTACTCGCGCAACCAAACGGCTCAATTCCCAGTCAATGCTGTCATCGGCGGCTGGACTGAGGCGTTACAGCTTATGCCTGTAGGCTCAAAGTGGGAGCTTTACATCCCGTCAGAACTTGCCTATGGCCCAGCTGGCAGTCCGCCAATTGGCCCCAATGCAGCGCTTATTTTTGAAGTAGAGCTGATTGCGATAGAAGCAACTGATCAAGCTGCTGCCGAGTAA
- a CDS encoding TIGR02444 family protein codes for MPSFDSELFWCHSIDIYRNQEIADLCLRLQNHEGLNVNLMLLCSFLSTQGYLATVETFRQTASNHDFCHWNQTVTINLRCSRQAIAKNSNDQQRDELRRSILAAELQAERVEQKLLISALNNTNPAAQPSDIQGSGNNIINYWQAQTTKAASGDLLTLIEQLDKLV; via the coding sequence ATGCCATCATTTGATAGCGAATTATTTTGGTGTCATTCAATCGACATCTACCGCAACCAAGAGATTGCCGACCTCTGCCTGCGATTGCAAAACCACGAAGGGTTAAACGTTAATCTAATGCTACTGTGCAGCTTTTTGTCGACCCAGGGCTATTTAGCAACTGTTGAAACCTTTCGACAAACAGCCAGCAATCACGATTTTTGTCACTGGAACCAGACTGTTACAATAAATTTGCGATGCAGCCGCCAGGCCATAGCCAAGAATAGTAACGACCAACAGCGGGATGAGTTGCGCCGATCTATCCTCGCCGCTGAACTGCAGGCCGAGCGAGTCGAGCAAAAACTGCTTATTAGTGCTCTGAACAACACCAATCCCGCAGCACAGCCCTCAGACATCCAAGGCTCTGGCAACAATATTATTAATTATTGGCAAGCACAGACAACAAAGGCCGCCAGCGGCGACCTTTTAACATTGATTGAGCAGCTTGATAAACTTGTCTAA